CATATTTATCTTATTTGTGTCTGGCCATTTTACTGACTTTTCTTGTTATTTCTATAAGTGTAACTTGATTTATCTTTATCGTCTTACTAATTTGGCTAAGATTTCCAGAGCAAGGTTGAATAACAGTAATGACAAGGATTTGTATAcctggtttgttttattttattattattttatttattttattttatttttgagtctcactctcacccaggctggagtgccgtggcacaatctcggctcactgcaaccttttgcccccgggctcaagcgatcctcccacctcagcctcccaagtagctgggaccacaaatgcgtgccaccacacctggctatgtttttgtatttttggtagagatgggttttaccatgttgcccatgctgaccttgaactcctgagatcaagccatctgcccacctcggccttccaaagtgtttgggattacaggcatgagtcaccacacccagccccatatACCTTGTTTCAAGACTGAAATGAGAACATGTCTGATGTTTCACTATTACATGTGATGTCTGCTgttgatttcttaaaaatttttttttgttttaattgacaaataatagttGTACTTATACGGAATGtagtgatgtttcaatgcatATAATGTCTAGTGAAcaaatcaggctaattagcatatccattctCTCAAACGCTTATTTCTCtttgttgggaacattcaatatcttcTTTCTAgaatctaatatttattattattattttattagagacaggcttgctctgtcacccagactggagtgcagtggcatgatcacagctcagtgcaacctcaaactcctgggctcaagtgatcctcccatttcaacctcccaagtagctgggactacaggcatgtgccatcacacctggttaattttttatttttagtagagtcagggtctcactatgttgcctaggctggccgtgaactcctggtttcaagcaattctgccttagcctaccaaagtgctgggattacagatgtaacccactgctcccagcctgaatctattactgttaactatagtcatcctacagtgatATAGAATATTAGAACTTTTTCCTCCCATCTGGCTGTAATTTTATGTCCTTTAACAAACCTCTCTCTATCCCTCCTTCCGCCTCCCCTTCCctctaccctttccagcctctagtatcTTCTGTTCTGCTTTTTACTTGGATAAGATCAACCTTTTTAGCTtacacatatgagtgagaacatgtagcatttaactttctgttcctagcTTATTTCAactaacataatgtcttccagttccatccacattgcCGTGaaagacaagatttcattctttgctatggctgaatattattccatggtgtatatataccatattttctttatcaattcgtCTATCACTGGACACCTAGGTTGACTctatatcttggctgttgtgcatagtgctgcagtaaacatgggggtgcagatgtctctttgttATAATGATAtcactggagtacagtgatgcaatcacaactcactgcaacctccacctctggggctcaagtgatcctcttacctcagcaccacccccacctccagtcactgggactacagacacacaccaccacgcctggctaatttttgtattttttttttgtagagacagagtttcatcatgttgccccggctggtctcgaattcctaggctcaagcaatccacctgccttggcctcccaaaaatgctAGGATTGGAGGTGTGAGCGACCACACCGAGCCCCCATTTCTTGTCTGTGGATATACCTTTCTTTAGCTTATTAATAACAGGAGGGGCCTTTCACTATAGGTCAgtcccatccttttttttttttttttagttgagatagagtctcgctctgttgcccaggctggagtgcagtggctcgatctcagctcactgcaagctccgcctcctgggttcatgccgttctcctgcctcagtctcccaagtagctgggactacaggtgcccaccaccacacctggctaattttttgtatttttagtagaggcgggatttcactgtgttagccaggatggtctcaatctgctgaccttgtgatccgcccgcctcagcctcccaaggtgctgggattacaggcatgagtcgctGCACCCGGCAGTCCCATCTCTTATTGGAAATTATCAGTCTATTGTAGTATAGGCAAATAAATGTACCATTTGGATACAAAAGACTCTTCCTACTTATTTTCCCCACCCCTCCAACCATTAATATCCAGCTGGACATTAATCTTAGACTAAAACTCAGTTGCTGTACAAAGATCTACATTTCTTCAACCTCCTTCAGTGCCTATAAAGTCATTCTACTTATAAACTCTGTTGTTGAGTATGCCTTGGAGATGTTTTTGCTGTATTTTGGTTTAACCCTATGTTTCATAGAAGTTCCATCACTGGCCATAGATTTCTCCCCATGATCTGATATAATCTGATTTGCTTGATGCTTTATCATCTTTATTCTTCACTCCCcacccctttctccctctccttctctccctcctttgacCTCCAAGGCAACTTGATCACTTGTTTTTTGGTGGTAACCAAATAGTTAACTTGGTTATGCTACTTGGTATTTTTTGGTATAGTATGTAGCAAAAACACCTGAGAGATCTGCCTCTGTACCCCCTccccaaatgaaataaaatttaaaaattcaagacaCTATGAGAATAAAAATAGCTTTAGTTATAAACCTGCATATAAGTTTTAAGCAATAGTCAATACTAGGCCTTATTTGAAAATCTTCAAATAAGCTGTAAAAGTGAAATTTTGTTCATTTCCTAGCCTGCTATTTGAGgcttattttctctctcattctaaacattattattttattttatcttcacaaaataatacaataacaGATTTATCTATCAGAAACTATATTAACAGTTTtagtaaaatacttaaaatttgcaAAATGCAAATCCTCTGAGCCATGAAGCCAATCTTAGATTTGTAAGCGATATTTTTTTTACTCTGAATATATTATTTGCCTCATATTCCCAGTGCCTAGGACAGTCTTTAATACATTGTATACACCAAGTTTTCTGTAAGCCTAATCTCTATATTTTGTCTTTAACTTCGTTAagaaattaagattttatttggcaaaaaggacatttatttttcttgatattcATTTATAAGTGTTCTAGTAAgccttaaattttttctttattattccgTTTTCCCCACATTTTAATTAAGTATTACTCAGAGCTGCCTTCTTTAAGCAGCTTATGGTGATACTATTTTGACGTTGGTCAgaaatcagaatttaaaactgGCTGCTATCCAGCTTCTATCAGAAGTGCATTTGAGAGAAGTGTTATTTAATAAAAGATTGCTGAAAGGACATTTAGTTCATCTCCTCTCTGTATTCTGAGCTGTTTCTGTTTCAAGTTAGATCTGTGAATGCTACTTTCTTAGGAAATGCAGTGTATGTTCTCAATTTCATCAAGgataaataatggaaaataaatcatataaaaaCTAATTGCTGTGTTTGAAAAACTGTCAGGGTGTCAGGGGCACTGCCATGATGTCATTGAATTTCCCCCAGAAAAGCTTACCATGAGAAATGTCCTAGAatctgtgtcagaaaaaaaaaaaaaaaaagacttctctgAAGGGTTAGTAGACTTGTTTCTGATTATGAGgaactttttctttcctcttgactGTTGGAAAACTCAGTGCAAAATTTTTATACTACATGGCAGCGACTCTGTAAGTCCTTTCTAAATATGTCTTCAAAAGAAATTCTGCGCTGGAAAAAGATTGgctttaaatagaaaatagagaTAAAGCATTTGGCAAGCACCTTTTTAACATGTATTGCCAAGCTAGGCTAGTgagcctctttttattttatgtatttttcctttgattAGAAAACGTTGTGTGACGTGATCCTCATGGTCCAGGAAAGAAAGATACCTGCTCATCGTGTTGTTCTTGCTGCAGCCagtcatttttttaacttaatgttcACAAGTAAGTATCTTAAGGTAAAACAtgccattatttcttctatgaGAATGAAGTAAAATCTAAAAGAGAATatgtcatttttctaatttttaaagcagttaAGAACTTAAGGCCACAGAACAGTGAAGAGATTGAAAAAGTAGTCAGCTGataaccaaaggaaaaaatgtcCTTTCATTAGACCTAAAGGCCTGATGCCTTTATTGATGGAGGTACAGCTTCTACTTAAAAGCCCAGggttgaggtggaggttgcagtgagccgagattgcaccactgcactccatcctgggcgtcagagcgagactctgtctcaaaaaaaaaaaaaaaaaaaaaaaaaaaaaaaagcccagggttttctttttaaccttaGGTGGAAAGACAAAGAAGCAGataaatttcataatattttagccggcaagttaaactttaaaaaaaaaatagctgtagcATATTGTGCCAGAAAGAACCCTGGATTTGGTGTTCAGAACTGGGTCCAAGTCCTACTTCCTCTACTTAGTACTATTTTATGAgcttgggaaaaaaacaaaatctagttTTATGTTTCTGTTAATATGGTCTTAAAAAGAAGTACACTAATTCACTCTTTTCTTAGCTTAATTTAAGGCACATCTTGGGTGGAGAATTAATTTGCATTGACTATAGAAATGTTGGGCTTGCTGGGGCATTTTCTTCCAGAGAGAACTGTCCcgttatttttctgcatatttaaCATGGCCTGGAATGCCGTGGTTCCTCAGTCAAACTTGTGGTAGTACAGATGCCATTTATGTTTCTTCTCTTCATTGTAGCTAACATGCTTGAATCAAAGTCCTTTGAAGTAGAACTCAAAGATGCTGAACCTGATATTATTGAACAACTGGTGGAATTTGCTTATACTGCTAGGTGagttaagtattatttttattttagagaagtaATGTTGGTATCTACCATGGCAAAGCATTGTCGTAACAAATAGTTGCACTACaaattcttcaaaatgaaaaaccGCAAGGATGGAAGAGTTTCAGTATCCTATGCCATACTAATTCAAGGACTGAAagtttaattttgtgtttaatttcagGGGCTATTAGGATACATTCCACagtaacatttaaataataaaaaatcatggGTAACTAATATTCCCTCTAACTTATTTGCAGAATTTCCGTGAATAGCAACAATGTTCAGTCTTTgctggatgcagcaaaccaataTCAGATTGAACCTGTGAAGAAAATGtgtgttgattttttgaaagaacAAGTTGATGCTTCAAATTGTCTTGGTAAGAAATATCAGATTCCtgttgtgtgtttattttgttttatcctttatttctaatttaattttttaaaaaggctgatTTTAAGTATCCGCATTTAACCTTAAAGACATTGTCCACTAGAACGTTTTCTAGTAATAAAATTTAAGAGGGGCTTAGAGAGATGCATATTAACCTGGGCAGCAGCAagcttattaaatattatatcaacattttctaaaacacaaaatggcatttttaatggtttttcaCGGATCTAGGACAATGAATAAGGATTGCATGTGGTGATAGTAACATGATTAtgaatgtttccttttattt
The sequence above is a segment of the Homo sapiens chromosome 7, GRCh38.p14 Primary Assembly genome. Coding sequences within it:
- the KLHL7 gene encoding kelch-like protein 7 isoform 3 (isoform 3 is encoded by transcript variant 3) codes for the protein MAASGVEKSSKKKTEKKLAAREEAKLLAGFMGVMNNMRKQKTLCDVILMVQERKIPAHRVVLAAASHFFNLMFTTNMLESKSFEVELKDAEPDIIEQLVEFAYTARISVNSNNVQSLLDAANQYQIEPVKKMCVDFLKEQVDASNCLGEAEKVDQSLPECGMLFTV